In Paramormyrops kingsleyae isolate MSU_618 chromosome 18, PKINGS_0.4, whole genome shotgun sequence, the DNA window ACGATCCATCGCTTTCGGGAAGAATTCTAAGCACAACGGCTGTATAATATTTGGCATTGGtactattttctttttcagtgcAAGTTAGAATGACCAAGTTATACAGCGTTAGATAAAAATGCCACCGCATTTCAAAATAAGAATCGCTTATCGTAAAAATAAATTGTccgggacattctaaaacgcttaatgtgaaaaagcttaatgtggtttaatgtatcAAAataccaataatcaccaaatttctcacacacacatatctggtcataaagactttcacctgacaaaaaatctaaaccgaaatgctaggaatatggacttaatactacgttaagcgttttcccctccattgacggcCATatattataaggaaaaggcttaacgTGACTTAATGTATCAAAACAGCGACCAATATTCACCATATTTCTCACAaacatatctggtcataaagactttcacctgaccaAAAATCTAAACCGAAGTGCTAGGAATATGGACTATGACGCTGCCAAAATTCtgtaaacagtgtttttgtgttaGCACCTTATTCAGCTTATGTTCCATATACCTGAGCATGTGGTTGTGTGAGCAAAGCCTCTCTACTCATGGTTCAAAGGTCACCCGTTCAAGCCCAGTGTCAGCGCATGTGGGGGCCCTTGAGGAAGACCTGTGACCCCCAGCTCCCTATAGGTGCCACAACTGGTAGCTGCCCTTCACAGTCAAGTTTGCTGTCATTCCCAACAGGGATCCTCAAAATCTGTCTgctattatttattactatcaTGTTTTAAATAAACCTGCTAATTGACTTTTATCATCTTCATTTATAATAATTAGACGGCACATATTTTGCGATTTTGATTTCTTAGCATGTTTAACTCAAATTGTAAAGTTTTTACACATGAAAGATAAATCATCTGAACAAAAGAGAATAAGTTGGCACAACTTTTGTTTGTAATTCTTAGTATGTAAAACtaaaaatctgattttttttaatagataTGAAAGATTACCAGTCAAAATTCATTCACAACATTCACTGATTCAGCTAGAACACATTAGACATTTGTGGTAGTTGGTACAAGCAACGACTAAACAATCAGTTGACTTTGTGCACTTAAGGTGAAACCACCACCTACAAATGACACACAAAATGTACTGATCCCTATACTCTGGATCACCCTTACATTTAGATGAGCAGCACAGGGTCCAGTTCTTAGTGTTTGTGTGACTTAGCTTTTGCCCTTTCAAGGTGCAGTTGAACTCTCTTTCTCTCATAGGTACAGCCTTCATCTCTGCAGCATATCACTGCACCTTTCTCCTGTAGCATAAAAACTTTTTTGTGAGAGGCCTGACTGTCTGGTTTTTACTGGCTTGCCATCTTCAACTAGGGAGTGAATCCACAACCTAGCTTTATGGCTGTCAACTGACCCTATTGGTGAGTTGCTGATGATTGAGCAGGCATACACAATGGAAAAAACACCACAGTAATAACCATTTGCTTATTGTGGGACATTTAGGACATCCGTGATTGTCCAGTCAGATGCCCGAAATTTTTCTTCTGCTGCTCTGTAAATGCACGCCACAACTTTCAGGAGAGTTGAGCTTGTGGTTCTTGGCGTTTCAGAACTGTGGATTGAATTGAATATGCAAATTTCCCATTCTGTGAAATCTGCTGCAGCAAGAAGCCAGTGTGAACCAGGACCTCGCACATCAGTGTTAAAGGGCATCAGGACTGCATCAAAATTTAAAGCTCTCTGAGCTGCACAAAACCGTAAAACTGGGCCAAAGCTTGAAAGTGCAGCCATCTGATAAATAAACATGGGCATGCACAGAACAGAGTCCAACACCTTAGCTTGACCTGTGTAGCCTGTGATGGGCCACTCAATAGCTTCCCCATGGAGTCAGATAAAACTGTAGAATTTTATTAATGGAAAATAATGGCCAGTTACTTTGCTGCTTTATTGTATATAGTTGTACTGTATGTAAGTTAGGTTTTGTGAAGGGTTCTTACTTGTATATGTAGTATTGTAATCAGTtgataagtaaaaaaaaaaaaattgcaaaattatttatttgcatttcatGTTACATAGGCTATGACGGTGGTCAGCTAATAAAATAGAAATGTAACGTAGCCCTTAAATTGACTGTTGAGAGGTGAACCTTGAATGTGGTTGTTGGATGACAATATTCTAAGAATTTAAGAGTATTACAATTGTATAACGATATGTCTGTTATAAAAAGCACTCTGATAAAATATTACCCTAAAGTAACTGCTTAAAAGGCTGTTGGATGAATGTTAAGAACATAACTATGACAATTGTTGTAATATTCTTGTATTTATGTgtaatgtatatataattactattgtgtgtgtatatataataactATTACAAATGGtactaataaattattaatcTGAAGTGGCTGCAAAGAaaaggtgaaagtctttatgaccagatatgtgtgtgagaaatttggtgattattggtcgctattttggtacattaaaccacattaagctttttcacattaagcgttttagaatgtcccaaTTGTCCAAACCATAACAGCATAATGTTTTCTAATATTACGCAATTATAACTGATAGCTGCAcgtttttaagaaaaaaaatgagttCGATTGACTTCTCTGTCGATGAAAATGAATACTATGTGCTTTTAACGGTGTGTATCACGTGTGGAAGTAATGTTACAGTATTCCTCCAGCGTGTTACAGTGTGACAGTAATAGATTGGTTTTGTTGCAGATGATGCAGCAGAACCCTTCGGGGAACAAGCAGAGGTGACCATGCGCACAAACTTCTGGGGCACCCTGTGGGTGAGCCGTGCTCTGCTGCCGCTGCTGCGGCCTCATGCCAGGGTGGTGAACATCTCCAGTTTTGTCAGCCAGAGGGCCCTGGGGCAGTGCTGCCCAGAACTGCAGGCCAAGTGAGATCCTCCACAATAAGCACCGTAATGGCTAACTATGAAGTTTAGAGCATGGGTCTAAAGCTCAACTTCCTGATGGTtctgtgtttgtatgttttcGTTTTATCCAGTTATTCAGTTAAGCTAGGGGGGGTGGTGTGGTTTTGTAATCCGTTTCTTTTAATTGTTTATCTTTTGGATTTGTGGGAAACGTATTTGATCCAGCAATTACTCAGAAAGTGGTAAACACAactattttttttgcttttcccCCTCTGTTTCTGTAACACTGCTTCTGGTGTATTAAACGATTGCTGTTTTTGCAAGATATTATGTAAAGGGATTTTTGTCTGCCAGAAAAAAGATGATAATTTGGAAGGATTGGATGGAAGTTCTAAAGACCATTGTTCTGTCTATTTTAATCAGAAGGTTCTGTGGATCTTAACACCCCTGTTCCTTCTGCTTTACTATGAAGGTTCCGGGACCCCGAGCTGTCGGAAGAAGACCTGTGTTCTCTAATGCAGGATTTTGTGAGAGCTGCCCAGAAAGGGGACCACCTGGCCCAGGGCTGGCCTAACACCGCATATGGCACCACCAAGGTATCACCCATGCTGTCCTGACTGAAACAGCCCTAGCTGTGGGGTTACAAGGAGACGTAAGCGGGCATGCCCGCCACGCAAGATCAATTGTAAAAACGGCAAGCTGACATCATAACAAAATGTTTTGCTAAAGAGTGAAAGTTTCTGACACAATTTGATTGCCAGGAAACAATGACATTTCAAGGGCTCCATACAGATACCTAGCATGTTGTATTAATTGCTGTCATATTCTTCCATTTTGTATCTATTATAATTAACATTACCCTCAATATCAACTAACGTCAATATTTCTAGTTGGGCTAATTAAATATGATGCTATCGATAATAAGGTTGAAAATCTAACATCTGTAAATCACACTTTATAGTATTTTGTACATCACAACCTATGTGCATGAAGTAAAAATTGTAGTAGATTGAGAAAGGAATTCCTAAATAAACTTTGAAATGGTTAATTACATGGTTTGTGGCCTTAGACTGTGTCCCCGCCATTTAGCCAGCTGTTACATTGCCAGTGTTTGATAAAGAGAGATTCTCTAATTGGTTAGACTGTTTCTCACTTGGTTAATTGATGTCTACGCAGATTGGGGTAACCGTGCTGTCCAGGATTCAGGCCCGAGTTCTGACCCGCACTCGGACATCTGATGGCATTCTGCTGAATGCCTGCTGCCCCGGCTGGGTGAGGACGGACATGGCTGGCCCCAAGGCCCCCAAGAGCCCGGAGGAAGGAGCTCAGACGCCCACTTACTTGGCCCTGTTGCCTCTGGGAGCCACCGAGCCGCATGGACAGCTAGTCAGTGACAAGGTGGTTCAGGAATGGTAGAGGCAAGAGGCTGTGATTGGGCGGTGATATGCTCATTAATTATTATTGGCAGAGACCAACCTACAGTAATCTAACTGATTGTTCTGGGCCAGTAGACCACCTGTCATTAATGTTTTACTGGTCATAGACTATTTTTAAATCACTTGCCAGATCAATGTTTAAGGGTTGTGATTGTCATGTAATCCTACCGAAGAAATAAATCCTTCTCTTTACAAATGTGTTTTTCGTGTGTGTAATCTGTAACCTGTGTAATCTGTAGCAGGGTTTTGCAACCAGGGGTCTGCGACTCCTGTGATGTCGCCCCCCTCCtcctatgatttttttttctcctatgATTTTGTTCTTAGTTGCTGGTATTATCATGCATTGGTGTGTTCATAAGGCGGTTCATAGCTCTGGGTCATTTTCATTTGGGGATCTATGGTTTAAGAAAGGTTGACAACCCCTTAACTAAAGCATTCTACAGACACGTGTGTCGGCCTATAGGGGAATGGTGAGGACGACCCCTGGCAACCCAAGGGACAGGAGACATGAATGGGGGCTTTATTTGGCTACACAAGTCTCTCTAAATGGTTTATCAAACCAAAGTGGTTATagatgaaattaaattaaatattttagcGATTATATTCTGTGGTCTGGCTGTTTTACTACTCCAATGAAAAGCATAATTTCCATATAATGTTGGAGATTGTTAAAATTGCAGAATCACCTCAAATACAAAGGCGGAGCCAACAATTCCAAAGTGGCCTTCAAATCAACCATCTATAATATAAGGGCTGAATGTTCGGTAAGACAATGTCAACATAACAAAGCTCTTATGCAATCTCTGGGGCCCAAAGTGTTCTTCCACATGTCCCATAGAACAGCTTAGTGAGAACATCTGAAGAGCTGGTCATCTGGGAAGTTCCAAAATATGTCTGTTAATGTACTCCAAGTTTCATGATGGGTTCTCTTGGTCTTTTTCTTGACTGTCACCTTGAAGGTGAATGTGCTGAGGTAATTAAAAATAGAGCAAGACTGATTCAGGATGGGATCTCAACCCAGTGAAGAAATTTGTGATCTCTCAAAGGAGGAAATTCTATAGATCAATATGGCTGTTTACAGGGGAAGTATGTTATTTCCTTCTGTTATGGTTTCCTAGGTATCATGATTGGCGATGTTTGTTACTTTTTCcttttgtgttatttatgtgtgtctgtgcatgcacaatcactgtgattggctgacctCCTTTCAGTGAATTGTAGCTTCAAGCATACAGGAGGCTATATTCCGTGATTCCTATTGCCGATTACCTGGCTTTTAAATAACCTATCTACATTTGAGGTGCAAGAAATTGAGGCAGAAGAATAAGAAGCTTTAGATAAGATTAATATACTGTTTCTGGAGGGGCTGCTGTGGAGCTTTATTGTCAAGCAACTTTTCccttagaccagtgtttcccaacccggtcctcggggatccccagacagtccacaatttttcttccagccaatcaaaaaacaCCAAAAGCCTGGTATGGGTGTGTTACTCCATTTGTCATGATGTAATGGAGAAAAACTGGTTACATGGACAACATCATTTTCAGAGGAGCTCAGTGTTCTATGCCTGTGGCAATGAGTATTTGACTAGTTCTGCTACAGGCTATCGGTTAGACTCTCGCTGCCTCCTGATTGGCAGAGGAACTCAACACAAACTCTGGGGTCTGAGTGAAGCGACATGACTATGTTCTGATAGGAACTACCTGCTGGAAGCATGGATGCATAATCTGTCTTTTCAAATCCTTCTTGACTAGTTGTGGCCTCATACCTCAGTTATCGTGGGGTTTTTTTCCACACTTTGATTGTGATGCTTGCACATTCATGTGGGTTTCATCCAGGTATTCTGGTGTCCTCCACCAGTACATAGATGTATTGTTCAGTTGGATTGGTGTCTCAAAATAGTGTGAGTGAGAGAAATATTTGTTGTACTGACATTGCATCCTCAATGGCTTTCTTCTTTCTTTATTCAATTCCTTTTCTTCCTTCTTTCCCGTTCTGTATCTCCCTCTACTTATGTTGTTTGTATCACAACACAACCcggtaaagcgctttgggacaactctgttgtgaaaggcgctatataaaaataaattgaattgaattgaaatgtaCTGTCCTCCTTGGTCCATTGGGTAGAATTGTGGCCTCATATCTAACACTTTCAGCCTCAGCTCTGTGTGTCtgagtttgcatgttatccctgtttcttttcatttcctctAACAAATTTAAAGAAAAGCAGTGTAGATGGCTTGGTGTCTTGAAATTATGCTTTATATTCGTGTCTGTGATGATGGGCTGGAATCCAAGGTATATCCTAGGACAGGCTTTCGGTAACCTTGCATTGTATTCATGCAAATTACTGcctatgtgttttatttttgcatttgtacCATTTATTTCAAAAGGGCCAGTATTGCATAATAGATaatgtatttataatatatCCACATTTTAGTTCTTTATTGTATAAATCTGTTTTCCATAATAATAGTCAGTTCAACTTTATAGTGTTATATCACATTGCACGGTAGCAGTTTTGTATCTGAAGTTTGTTCTCACTCGAATCtcattgggttttttttttatcaatagTGCTATGTAAATAGTACAGATAGGGTAAAAATGTAATGCTGGGCACTATGCAACGGAACACTGTGAGTAACACTGTGAATGAGTAACACTGTGAGTAGCACTGTGAATAACACTGTGAGTGAGTAACACTCTGAGTAGCACTGTAACACTGTGAGTAGCACTGTGAGTAACACTGTTACTGCACACCCCAGGTCTGTGGTTTCCATCCCGCTCTCATTCTTCAAAGCACAGATTCTATGTGAATACTTTGTTTGTTAATATACACATTTACTTAAGTTTAATCTCAAATGTTGTGCCTTATTCAACCTCCATAATGTTgacctttttaaaataatctggGGAGTCCACTTGCAGTCTCTGACcaaagtgttttttattttttattgttattattcattatttgttatATAGCAAAATACTGTGATACAGTGTAAACACAATACTGGGTATTGGAAGGCagttcaaatacaaattaaacttGCTGGAATGATACACCAGCAGACATATATTCATTGGATTCATTGAGGCAACTGTTAACGTTGTGATGTCAACTAGCTGTATTGCTTTTGGTAGAAATGTCTACTAAAATATTCTCTAATAAAACTCTCCCTGTATTAAGTCTAGCTCAAAATAAAATGTCAACAGATTCTATTTTCAGTCAGATCATCACTTTAACATAATTAGACAATATCGTTTCCCATAGCCTTAACATAGATTTATAGTAAACATTCGTTGCACTATATATCCgcctccagggggcgcccaAGATCCAAGAGTTTAATGAGGAGTTGGGATTATTTAACTCCTTCAGAATGAAGAGCAACTCTGATCACGTTTGCCAAGTCAAATTGAAGtttgtgataaaaatctgttattttgacattgtggtgGCCATTTTTTCGGTCCCGCGAGGGAaatctcaattttataaaaatctgtgactgcaatcaaatctgcagtgtgtgcatgtgtgtgtgtgtgtgtgtatgtgtgcgcgcatgtgtgtgtgtgtgtttgtatgcgtgcgcgcatgtgtgtgtgtattcaggGGTATCTCATCCAAACTATAAACTACCACGTGCGTAAGGAAAATACATGTATGGTCATaaatcttaaacttttttttaatgactgttTATGTGTAACTACACTAGGCAGCTAGATTGCAGTCTGCATTATCTCACAGTCATATAGCAGACAGCTCCTCTCCAGCTATTAACTATGAGAACGCTGCTCAGCATACTTGGTGCCCAGGGCAAAGTCTGAGCCAACAGCAGTCGGTAAAAGTTGTTGGTCagtgggtgggggtgagggtgggggaAAGCTACATATAATAATGACACTTAATTGATCCCTGTtgagaaattctctttatgcctaccccaccttgctctccatgacacacatgtaggtgagaACAAGCTTGGCGGTAAAGGACAACCGTCTGCAGCAGCGCCagtggagctgggggttaagggccccgctcaagggcccacagacatgtgactattctgctgaggctgggttcagaccagcaaccttccgatcccAGGCACAGAGGATTCCTGAGTGAGATGCTGATTATTCTCTGTAATTACTTCCTGTGGAGGTTTGCGAGCATGAAGGCTACACGGCAGAGGAGGCCAGCCCACCTTGGATGTCAGACTTGTAATATAATAGCAAAGAGAATTAGGCGGGGACAATTAGGTGGGGATTCAAATCCTCAAACCCAGAGAAATGAAGCAATAGTGTTGCCCACACAGCCACCCACTAATAACTTTATGAAAATGCTAAGAACTTTACTCTAATATTCAAATACAATTTTTGTTTATAGCTTTTGATGCTGAAATAGTGGATATTGGTAGTGGGTATTATATAAAGCACCTTTAAAGGATGTAAAAGAGTTTTAGAAGTGGTTGATTGTTGATTGTGGTTAGGGCAAGATGGACTATTCGTGTGAAACAGTCATttaggtccccccccccctcctaagACCATCATCTCCTTTATTTTACT includes these proteins:
- the cbr1l gene encoding carbonyl reductase 1-like, which encodes MTKKLAVVTGANKGIGFAIVKELCKAGFAGDVLLTARNEERGREAVGKLKEEGFDAIFHQLDICDQESAKRLADFLRTNYGGIDVLVNNAGIAYKNDAAEPFGEQAEVTMRTNFWGTLWVSRALLPLLRPHARVVNISSFVSQRALGQCCPELQAKFRDPELSEEDLCSLMQDFVRAAQKGDHLAQGWPNTAYGTTKIGVTVLSRIQARVLTRTRTSDGILLNACCPGWVRTDMAGPKAPKSPEEGAQTPTYLALLPLGATEPHGQLVSDKVVQEW